A stretch of DNA from Sporolituus thermophilus DSM 23256:
AGGCTTGAGTATTTCAAACACTTGGTGCCAAGTCTGAAAAAGGTCGGTGTTGTTTATGAGCCGGGCATTGTTCCCAGTGAGCAAGGGGTAAAATTCGCCCAAGAAGCCGCCCAACTGCTGGGGGTGGAAGTGGTGAAGTATCCTGTTCGTTCTCCTTATGACCTGCTTGCCCTGGAAACAACTCTCCTTCCCGATGCCTGTGACGGACTGCTGCTCATGCCAAGTTTTATGATTGAGTCGGGGGGAGAAGTTTTATACCGCTTGTCGCTGGTAAAAAAAATTCCCGTTTTTGGTTTGCGGGTTAAAGATGCCTCAACCTATTATTTTGCATCCTTCGGCCCTCATGTGTATCATCAAGGGCGGCAGGCGGCCAGACTTGTGGCGAAAATGCTTAAGCAAAGCTCGGCAGAGGATATTCCGGTGGAAACTCCGGATCGGGTTGAACTTGTGATCAACGTCGATATTGCCCGGCGAATAGGGGTTAAGTTAACGCCGGCTCAGTTGCATTATGCCGACCAGTTGGTAGGAAAGGACTGCCAATGACTAAGATTGGAACCAGAGTATTAACATACGGGTTGTTTATGGCATGGATGCCGCTCATTTTAATTGGCCTCTTTGTCATCTTTACCATCGGCCCCAGACTGGAAGCGGGAGTCGCCGAAAAAGCGGCAGCGAGCGCTCGTGTCAAAGCCGATGTGGTGAATGAACTGCTGATGGGAGTAGACAATCATCTGCAGGCTGTCGCAATGACCTCCCATGAGCGGCTGTTTACCATGGATGCCGAAAGCCGTCAAGCTTTGTTTTATGACCTGTTAAAAACAAATCCCCTGCTGGAAGAGGTGTATTTGCTGGACCGAAAAGGCAATTCAATTGCCTGGGTATCTCGGTGGCGGCCGACCGGGTCGGGCCAGCCGGAAAAAGCAGTAGTCAAACCGGAAAAAAAGAGTTCTTTTATTACCAATGTTCACAGGGAAAGTGACGGTAGGCTCACATCGATGATTTGCACACCCATTCGTTCCACCGGCTGGCAGGAGACCATCGGTTACTTGGGCGGCAAGGTGCGCTTGAGAGGTGTGGCCGACTTGGCCTTAACCGGTAATGCGCAGGGACGGGAAAACAGTTTTATTGTTGATGAAACAGGTCAACTGGTTGGACATGAAGATTTTAGTCAAGTATTGAGCGGCGTCGATGTCCGGAAAAGTTTAGCGGTGCAAGAGTTCATGCAAACCTTACGCCGTGAGGAAACACCGGCAGCGGAAAGAACGGCAATGGTCGGCGAAACAACAGCCAAACGATACGTGAATTATCAAGGTGCTGATGTGTTAGGTGCCTATGTTCCTGTTGGCAGCTGGGGATGGGCTGTAGTGGTAGAGAAAGAGCGGGATGAGGCGTTAAAACCGGTTAGGGATTGGATGGTGCGATTCTATTTTGTAGGCCTTTTTTTATCCTTATCGGCGGTTGGTATCAGTTATATTATTGCTAACAAAATTACCAAGCCCATTCGTGAATTAGAGCAAGGCGTAAACAAAATAGCCCGGGGAGAATGGGATCATGACCTTCCGGGCGGCGGTGATGACGAAGTCGGCTATCTTGTTAGTGCCTTTAACCGGATGTTAAAAGAGCAACGGCAGAAAAAAGAATTGGAGGAACGGCTGGTCCAAATGGACAAAATGGCAGCCCTGGGAACGGTCGCTGCCAGTGTGGCCCATGAAATAAACAATCCGCTTGCCGTTATTTCCGGATATAGTGAGGATATGCTCGACCGGCTGAGAGAAGGAGACAATGACGCGCTGCTTGCCGATGGCGAAAGATATCTTTCCATTATTTGCGACCAGACGAAACGGTGCAAAAACATAATTCGGATGTGGCTCGATACGGCGCGTTTGCCTCAAGCCGAAAGTGAACCTGTCAATGTTGTGGAGACGGTTGAGGCTGTCCGGGAATTGCTCCTGTATCGTGCTCAAAAGAAGGGCATTACCCTGCAAAAATGCCTAATAACGAATGGCGCCGGCGTTCTGCCGGTAGTCATAGCCAGTCGGGGACAGTTGCAGCAGGTATTGCTCAATTTGCTTATTAACGCGCTGGATGCTTGTGGCGAAGGCGACCGGGTCGAAATTCAGATCGAAGTAAGGGACCAAGAGTGTTTTCTGCGTATCATTGACTCCGGTGTGGGCATCCCAAAAGAAAACCTGTCCCGTATCGGCCAATCCTTTTTTACGACAAAACCGCCCGGACAAGGAACGGGGTTAGGAATTTATATCGTTAATGAGCTGGTGAAAGGCTGGGGAGGCAGGCTAGAGATTTTCAGTGAGGGAGAAGGCAAAGGGACGGTGGTCACCTTACGGCTTCCCCTCGCAAATAACGGGAGAGAACAGCATGGAAAACCAAACGTCAGCAGTGATTCATGTATTGATCATAGAAGATGAGGATTCGTTTCGGTCGCTGCTGGAAAATAGACTTGATCGCAAAGGATATTGCATAACCGCTGCGGCCAACGGCGAGGAGGGTCTGAAAGCGGCCCGAGAAAAGTCGTTTGATGTGGCACTGGTTGACATTCGCCTTCCGGGCATGAACGGCATCCAGGTACTCCAAGCGCTGCGGCAACTGCAGTCGCCGCCGGAAGTACTCATGATGACCGGCCATGGCACCATTGAAACAGCCATTGAGGCTATGCGCCAAGGAGCATACCATTATCTGACCAAACCTTTGGATTTAAAAGAATTGGAACTGGTGTTGGCAAAAGCTTTGGAAAAACGCCGCCTTGCCGATCGGGTGGAAGGATTGAACCGGGCACTGGACCGGCAGACAGGCGAGCCGGAAATAGTGGGAAACAGTCCGGCCCTGCTAAAGGTGATTGACTTGACGCGCAAAGCGGCCTCATGGGATATACCGGTTCTGATTACCGGTGAAAGCGGCACCGGTAAGGAATTGATAGCCAAAGCACTTCATCATTGGAGCAGCCGGAAGGGGAAGCCGTGGATAGCCATTAACTGCGGGACTTTACCAAGTAACTTGCTGGAAAGCGAACTGTTCGGCCATGAAAAAGGTGCCTTTTCCGGTGCTGTCGCTTCCCGCGTGGGACTGGTGGAAGCGGCTCACGAGGGCACGTTATTTTTGGATGAAATTGGTGAATTGGAGGTTGGCCTGCAGGCCAAACTGCTGCGGTTTTTAGAGTCCGGCGAATACCGACGGATCGGCAATAACCGATTATTTAAAACTAATGTTCGCGTTGTAGCCGCCACAAACAAGAATTTGGAGGAAGCCATTGCTGCCGGCCAATTCCGGGAGGATCTCTATTACCGCCTTAGCGGCATGATTCTGCGTTTACCGCCTTTACGGGAAAGACGGGGCGATATACCCCTCTTAGTTCAACACTTCCTGAAACGCCGCTATCCGCATCGCCAGCCGCCCATCGATCCGTCGGTCTGGGAACGGATGGAGGCATACCGCTTTCCGGGCAATGTGCGGGAACTGGCCCACATGGTAGACAGGGCGTGTATGTTGTATGACGGCGGGATGCTTAGCTGGCACCATTTCGTTGGCTTCTGCTACGATGGAGTTGACCGTTCCCGTAGTCACAAACCCGCTGATTCGGCCTTTGTCTATCCGCCGGGGATGCCGCTGGAAGAGGTGCGGCGGAGGCACATCTTAGCAACCTTGGCCATGGTAGGGGGCAATAAAGCTGTGGCAGCAGAAAAACTTGGCATTGGACTCCGAACCTTATACCGGTATCTGGAAGAATGGAATTTGACAGGGCAGGATGAACTAACGTAATTGGTTCATCCTGTTTTTATTTACCCTAATCGGCGTGTACCGTCATACATCTCTATGCGCGTGTTTAAGTCAGCGGTGTGGGTATGTATGACTTTTTTGCTGTCTGCCATTTTGGCATAGGTGCAATGATTCTTGCCAATTATGCATAAACGTTTTGTCATATTGGCAAAGTACCATGGGTTTACACATACAACCAATCTTGGTGACCTCGGTTTTTCCCGGTTTTGAAGGGCCGATACAATTGGCATGAAACATGCAATATACCATACGGGCGATTCAGTGTCAGGAACGGAAAGAGGAGGAATTATGGAACAGGACAAAATGAAGCGTCGCAGCTTTCTGAAAAAACTATCGACGACTTTGGCAGCGGCCGTAGCCGCTGCCCCTTCTGCAGCTTCCGCATCGATGAAAATTCCCGGTCGGGATCGCAAGGATCCCCGGTATACCGGTCAGACCGGCAAGCGGTTCGGTATGGTTATTGACTTGCGAAAATGTATTTCCTGTCAGGCCTGCACGGCTGCTTGTAAAATAGAAAACCGCGTGCCTGCAGGTCACTATCGGACTTGGGTTGCCGAATTTGAAACCGGTATATACCCGGCGGTGCGTAAAGTGTTTCTGCCTCAATTGTGCAACCATTGCAGTGAACCGGCTTGCGTTTCCGTTTGCCCTACGGGAGCCACCTTTAAACGGGATGACGGCATCGTTGTTGTAGATGATACGATTTGTTGGGGTTGCGGTTACTGCATTAACGCTTGTCCCTATGATAAGCGGTTTTTCAACCCCGTTACCAAAGTGGCTGACAAGTGTACTCTTTGTGCCCATCGGTTGGACCGGGGATTGCTGCCGGCTTGCGTCGAGACCTGTGTCGGCGGAGCCAGGGTCTGCGGTGATTTAAACGATCCGAAGAGTGAAGTGAGTCAGCTGTTGCAGAAATTCCCCACCAGTGTTTTGCGTCCGTCGCAAGGTACGGGCCCTATGGTCTTCTATATTCATCTTGACAGA
This window harbors:
- the dsrO gene encoding sulfate reduction electron transfer complex DsrMKJOP subunit DsrO; the encoded protein is MEQDKMKRRSFLKKLSTTLAAAVAAAPSAASASMKIPGRDRKDPRYTGQTGKRFGMVIDLRKCISCQACTAACKIENRVPAGHYRTWVAEFETGIYPAVRKVFLPQLCNHCSEPACVSVCPTGATFKRDDGIVVVDDTICWGCGYCINACPYDKRFFNPVTKVADKCTLCAHRLDRGLLPACVETCVGGARVCGDLNDPKSEVSQLLQKFPTSVLRPSQGTGPMVFYIHLDRRIQEVPAASAAMEDLVRKQEGTLRGEWTTIHTKEASKGE
- a CDS encoding ABC transporter substrate-binding protein, which gives rise to MLQGEKKKYIYIIMAILGLVFLACFALTALFSDRTEEKPRRVAVLMSGESRRGKLLGLQQGLAELGFMEGNHIVYQIVSAGENRLRLAELAWDLVRAEPDVVVALGGLEVDAAQQAVERRYKETGRTVGVVFAGVASATSRGLYQNPQQPRYITGVENLDAELSGKRLEYFKHLVPSLKKVGVVYEPGIVPSEQGVKFAQEAAQLLGVEVVKYPVRSPYDLLALETTLLPDACDGLLLMPSFMIESGGEVLYRLSLVKKIPVFGLRVKDASTYYFASFGPHVYHQGRQAARLVAKMLKQSSAEDIPVETPDRVELVINVDIARRIGVKLTPAQLHYADQLVGKDCQ
- a CDS encoding sigma-54-dependent transcriptional regulator — protein: MENQTSAVIHVLIIEDEDSFRSLLENRLDRKGYCITAAANGEEGLKAAREKSFDVALVDIRLPGMNGIQVLQALRQLQSPPEVLMMTGHGTIETAIEAMRQGAYHYLTKPLDLKELELVLAKALEKRRLADRVEGLNRALDRQTGEPEIVGNSPALLKVIDLTRKAASWDIPVLITGESGTGKELIAKALHHWSSRKGKPWIAINCGTLPSNLLESELFGHEKGAFSGAVASRVGLVEAAHEGTLFLDEIGELEVGLQAKLLRFLESGEYRRIGNNRLFKTNVRVVAATNKNLEEAIAAGQFREDLYYRLSGMILRLPPLRERRGDIPLLVQHFLKRRYPHRQPPIDPSVWERMEAYRFPGNVRELAHMVDRACMLYDGGMLSWHHFVGFCYDGVDRSRSHKPADSAFVYPPGMPLEEVRRRHILATLAMVGGNKAVAAEKLGIGLRTLYRYLEEWNLTGQDELT
- a CDS encoding sensor histidine kinase, whose protein sequence is MTKIGTRVLTYGLFMAWMPLILIGLFVIFTIGPRLEAGVAEKAAASARVKADVVNELLMGVDNHLQAVAMTSHERLFTMDAESRQALFYDLLKTNPLLEEVYLLDRKGNSIAWVSRWRPTGSGQPEKAVVKPEKKSSFITNVHRESDGRLTSMICTPIRSTGWQETIGYLGGKVRLRGVADLALTGNAQGRENSFIVDETGQLVGHEDFSQVLSGVDVRKSLAVQEFMQTLRREETPAAERTAMVGETTAKRYVNYQGADVLGAYVPVGSWGWAVVVEKERDEALKPVRDWMVRFYFVGLFLSLSAVGISYIIANKITKPIRELEQGVNKIARGEWDHDLPGGGDDEVGYLVSAFNRMLKEQRQKKELEERLVQMDKMAALGTVAASVAHEINNPLAVISGYSEDMLDRLREGDNDALLADGERYLSIICDQTKRCKNIIRMWLDTARLPQAESEPVNVVETVEAVRELLLYRAQKKGITLQKCLITNGAGVLPVVIASRGQLQQVLLNLLINALDACGEGDRVEIQIEVRDQECFLRIIDSGVGIPKENLSRIGQSFFTTKPPGQGTGLGIYIVNELVKGWGGRLEIFSEGEGKGTVVTLRLPLANNGREQHGKPNVSSDSCIDHRR